The Neodiprion virginianus isolate iyNeoVirg1 chromosome 5, iyNeoVirg1.1, whole genome shotgun sequence genome contains a region encoding:
- the LOC124305145 gene encoding dentin sialophosphoprotein-like isoform X5: MAKFIVLLAVLAISFQALAKPTFNTKNDSNYTSQNNDEYHGSPAPDDDDKTVVVVTVITASGEDNKPKNQDGIERSSEQTNSESSSSSDASDSQTAEQSNSGSSSSDASDSQTAEQSNSESSSSSDASDSQTAEQSNSGSRSSDASDSQTAEQSNSGSSSSDASDSQTAQQSNSESSSSSDASDSQTAEQSNSGSSSSDASDSQTAEQSNSESSSSSDASDSQTAEQSNSGSRSSDASDSQTAEQSNSGSSSSDASDSQTAQQSNSESSSSSDASDSQTAEQSNSESSSSSDASDSQTAEQSNSESSSSSDASDSQTAQQSNSESSSSSDASDSQTAEQSNSESSSSSDASDSQTAEQSNSESSSSSDASDSQTAEQSNSGSSSSDASDSQTAQQSNSESSSSSDASDSQTAQQSNSESSSSSDASDSQTAEQSNSGSSSSDASDSQTAQQSNSESSSSSDASDSQTAEQSNSGSSSSDASDSQTAQQSNSESSSSSDASDSQTAEQSNSESSSSSDASDSQTAQQSNSESSSSSDASDSQTAEQSNSESSSSSDASDSQTAEQSNSGSSSSDASDSQTAQQSNSESSSSSDASDSQTAEQSNSESSSSSDASDSQTAEQSNSESSSSSDASDSQTAEQSNSGSSSSDASDSQTAQQSNSESSSSSDASDSQTAEQSNSESSSSSDASDSQTAQQSNSESSSSSDASDSQTAEQSNSESSSSSDASDSQTAEQSNSGSSSSDASDSQTAQQSNSESSSSSDASDSQAAQQSNSESSSSSDASDSQTTEQSNSESSSSSDASDSQTAQQSNSESSSSSDASDSQTAEQSNSELDSTSSLDKDQSTVNSNGITRQCTCY; this comes from the exons ATGGCGAAATTCATCGTGCTTCTCGCAGTTCTGGCCATTAGCTTCCAAGCTCTGGCAAAGCCGACGTTCAATACCAAAAATGACTCTAATTATACCAGTCAAAACAACGATGA ataccATGGTTCTCCGGCACCGGACGATGACGATAAaactgttgttgttgtcaCAG TGATAACTGCATCTGGTGAGGATAACAAACCTAAAAATCAAGATGGCATCGAAAGATCCTCCGAGCAAACAAATTCGGAATCGAGCTCTTCTTCTGACGCATCGGACAGCCAAACCGCCGAGCAATCAAATTCGGGATCGAGCTCTTCTGACGCATCGGACAGCCAAACCGCCGAGCAATCAAATTCGGAATCGAGCTCTTCTTCTGACGCATCGGATAGCCAAACCGCCGAGCAATCAAATTCGGGATCGCGCTCTTCTGACGCATCGGACAGCCAAACCGCCGAGCAATCAAATTCGGGATCGAGCTCTTCTGACGCATCGGACAGCCAAACCGCCCAGCAATCAAATTCGGAATCGAGCTCTTCTTCTGACGCATCGGATAGCCAAACCGCCGAGCAATCAAATTCGGGATCGAGCTCTTCTGACGCATCGGACAGCCAAACCGCCGAGCAATCAAATTCGGAATCGAGCTCTTCTTCTGACGCATCGGATAGCCAAACCGCCGAGCAATCAAATTCGGGATCGCGCTCTTCTGACGCATCGGACAGCCAAACCGCCGAGCAATCAAATTCGGGATCGAGCTCTTCTGACGCATCGGACAGCCAAACCGCCCAGCAATCAAATTCGGAATCGAGCTCTTCTTCTGACGCATCGGACAGCCAAACCGCCGAGCAATCAAATTCGGAATCGAGCTCTTCTTCTGACGCATCGGACAGCCAAACCGCCGAGCAATCAAATTCGGAATCGAGCTCTTCTTCTGACGCATCGGACAGTCAAACCGCCCAGCAATCAA ATTCGGAATCGAGCTCTTCTTCTGACGCATCGGACAGCCAAACCGCCGAGCAATCAAATTCGGAATCGAGCTCTTCTTCTGACGCGTCGGACAGCCAAACCGCCGAGCAATCAAATTCGGAATCGAGCTCTTCTTCTGACGCATCGGACAGCCAAACCGCCGAGCAATCAAATTCGGGATCGAGCTCTTCTGACGCATCGGACAGCCAAACCGCCCAGCAATCAA ATTCGGAATCGAGCTCTTCTTCTGACGCATCGGACAGTCAAACTGCCCAGCAATCGAATTCGGAATCGAGCTCTTCTTCTGACGCATCGGACAGCCAAACCGCCGAGCAATCAAATTCGGGATCGAGCTCTTCTGACGCATCGGACAGCCAAACCGCCCAGCAATCAAATTCGGAATCGAGCTCTTCTTCTGACGCATCGGACAGCCAAACCGCCGAGCAATCAAATTCGGGATCGAGCTCTTCTGACGCATCGGACAGCCAAACCGCCCAGCAATCAAATTCGGAATCGAGCTCTTCTTCTGACGCATCGGACAGTCAAACCGCCGAGCAATCAAATTCGGAATCGAGCTCTTCTTCTGACGCATCGGACAGCCAAACCGCCCAGCAATCAAATTCGGAATCGAGCTCTTCTTCTGACGCATCGGACAGCCAAACCGCCGAGCAATCAAATTCGGAATCGAGCTCTTCTTCTGACGCATCGGACAGCCAAACCGCCGAGCAATCAAATTCGGGATCGAGCTCTTCTGACGCATCGGACAGCCAAACCGCCCAGCAATCAAATTCGGAATCGAGCTCTTCTTCTGACGCATCGGACAGTCAAACCGCCGAGCAATCAAATTCGGAATCGAGCTCTTCTTCTGACGCATCGGACAGCCAAACCGCCGAGCAATCAA ATTCGGAATCGAGCTCTTCTTCTGACGCATCGGACAGCCAAACCGCCGAGCAATCAAATTCGGGATCGAGCTCTTCTGACGCATCGGACAGCCAAACCGCCCAGCAATCAAATTCGGAATCGAGCTCTTCTTCTGACGCATCGGACAGTCAAACCGCCGAGCAATCAAATTCGGAATCGAGCTCTTCTTCTGACGCATCGGACAGCCAAACCGCCCAGCAATCAAATTCGGAATCGAGCTCTTCTTCTGACGCATCGGACAGTCAAACCGCCGAGCAATCAAATTCGGAATCGAGCTCTTCTTCTGACGCATCGGACAGCCAAACCGCCGAGCAATCAAATTCGGGATCGAGCTCTTCTGACGCATCGGACAGCCAAACCGCCCAGCAATCAAATTCAGAATCGAGCTCTTCTTCTGACGCATCGGACAGCCAAGCCGCCCAGCAATCAAATTCGGAATCGAGCTCTTCTTCTGACGCATCGGACAGCCAAACCACCGAGCAATCAAATTCGGAATCGAGCTCTTCTTCTGACGCATCGGACAGCCAAACCGCCCAGCAATCAAATTCGGAATCGAGCTCTTCTTCTGACGCATCGGACAGCCAAACCGCCGAGCaatcaaattcggaattagaTAGCACTTCTTCACTTGATAAGGACCAGAGTACGGTAAATTCCAATGGTATCACTCGTCAGTGTACATGCTATTAG
- the LOC124305145 gene encoding dentin sialophosphoprotein-like isoform X7: protein MAKFIVLLAVLAISFQALAKPTFNTKNDSNYTSQNNDEYHGSPAPDDDDKTVVVVTVITASGEDNKPKNQDGIERSSEQTNSESSSSSDASDSQTAEQSNSGSSSSDASDSQTAEQSNSESSSSSDASDSQTAEQSNSGSRSSDASDSQTAEQSNSGSSSSDASDSQTAQQSNSESSSSSDASDSQTAEQSNSGSSSSDASDSQTAEQSNSESSSSSDASDSQTAEQSNSGSRSSDASDSQTAEQSNSGSSSSDASDSQTAQQSNSESSSSSDASDSQTAEQSNSESSSSSDASDSQTAEQSNSESSSSSDASDSQTAQQSNSESSSSSDASDSQTAEQSNSESSSSSDASDSQTAEQSNSESSSSSDASDSQTAEQSNSGSSSSDASDSQTAQQSNSESSSSSDASDSQTAQQSNSESSSSSDASDSQTAEQSNSGSSSSDASDSQTAQQSNSESSSSSDASDSQTAEQSNSGSSSSDASDSQTAQQSNSESSSSSDASDSQTAEQSNSESSSSSDASDSQTAQQSNSESSSSSDASDSQTAEQSNSESSSSSDASDSQTAEQSNSGSSSSDASDSQTAQQSNSESSSSSDASDSQTAEQSNSGSSSSDASDSQTAQQSNSESSSSSDASDSQTAEQSNSGSSSSDASDSQTAQQSNSESSSSSDASDSQTAEQSNSESSSSSDASDSQTAQQSNSESSSSSDASDSQTAEQSNSESSSSSDASDSQTAEQSNSGSSSSDASDSQTAQQSNSESSSSSDASDSQAAQQSNSESSSSSDASDSQTTEQSNSESSSSSDASDSQTAQQSNSESSSSSDASDSQTAEQSNSELDSTSSLDKDQSTVNSNGITRQCTCY, encoded by the exons ATGGCGAAATTCATCGTGCTTCTCGCAGTTCTGGCCATTAGCTTCCAAGCTCTGGCAAAGCCGACGTTCAATACCAAAAATGACTCTAATTATACCAGTCAAAACAACGATGA ataccATGGTTCTCCGGCACCGGACGATGACGATAAaactgttgttgttgtcaCAG TGATAACTGCATCTGGTGAGGATAACAAACCTAAAAATCAAGATGGCATCGAAAGATCCTCCGAGCAAACAAATTCGGAATCGAGCTCTTCTTCTGACGCATCGGACAGCCAAACCGCCGAGCAATCAAATTCGGGATCGAGCTCTTCTGACGCATCGGACAGCCAAACCGCCGAGCAATCAAATTCGGAATCGAGCTCTTCTTCTGACGCATCGGATAGCCAAACCGCCGAGCAATCAAATTCGGGATCGCGCTCTTCTGACGCATCGGACAGCCAAACCGCCGAGCAATCAAATTCGGGATCGAGCTCTTCTGACGCATCGGACAGCCAAACCGCCCAGCAATCAAATTCGGAATCGAGCTCTTCTTCTGACGCATCGGATAGCCAAACCGCCGAGCAATCAAATTCGGGATCGAGCTCTTCTGACGCATCGGACAGCCAAACCGCCGAGCAATCAAATTCGGAATCGAGCTCTTCTTCTGACGCATCGGATAGCCAAACCGCCGAGCAATCAAATTCGGGATCGCGCTCTTCTGACGCATCGGACAGCCAAACCGCCGAGCAATCAAATTCGGGATCGAGCTCTTCTGACGCATCGGACAGCCAAACCGCCCAGCAATCAAATTCGGAATCGAGCTCTTCTTCTGACGCATCGGACAGCCAAACCGCCGAGCAATCAAATTCGGAATCGAGCTCTTCTTCTGACGCATCGGACAGCCAAACCGCCGAGCAATCAAATTCGGAATCGAGCTCTTCTTCTGACGCATCGGACAGTCAAACCGCCCAGCAATCAA ATTCGGAATCGAGCTCTTCTTCTGACGCATCGGACAGCCAAACCGCCGAGCAATCAAATTCGGAATCGAGCTCTTCTTCTGACGCGTCGGACAGCCAAACCGCCGAGCAATCAAATTCGGAATCGAGCTCTTCTTCTGACGCATCGGACAGCCAAACCGCCGAGCAATCAAATTCGGGATCGAGCTCTTCTGACGCATCGGACAGCCAAACCGCCCAGCAATCAA ATTCGGAATCGAGCTCTTCTTCTGACGCATCGGACAGTCAAACTGCCCAGCAATCGAATTCGGAATCGAGCTCTTCTTCTGACGCATCGGACAGCCAAACCGCCGAGCAATCAAATTCGGGATCGAGCTCTTCTGACGCATCGGACAGCCAAACCGCCCAGCAATCAAATTCGGAATCGAGCTCTTCTTCTGACGCATCGGACAGCCAAACCGCCGAGCAATCAAATTCGGGATCGAGCTCTTCTGACGCATCGGACAGCCAAACCGCCCAGCAATCAAATTCGGAATCGAGCTCTTCTTCTGACGCATCGGACAGTCAAACCGCCGAGCAATCAAATTCGGAATCGAGCTCTTCTTCTGACGCATCGGACAGCCAAACCGCCCAGCAATCAAATTCGGAATCGAGCTCTTCTTCTGACGCATCGGACAGCCAAACCGCCGAGCAATCAAATTCGGAATCGAGCTCTTCTTCTGACGCATCGGACAGCCAAACCGCCGAGCAATCAAATTCGGGATCGAGCTCTTCTGACGCATCGGACAGCCAAACCGCCCAGCAATCAA ATTCGGAATCGAGCTCTTCTTCTGACGCATCGGACAGCCAAACCGCCGAGCAATCAAATTCGGGATCGAGCTCTTCTGACGCATCGGACAGCCAAACCGCCCAGCAATCAAATTCGGAATCGAGCTCTTCTTCTGACGCATCGGACAGCCAAACCGCCGAGCAATCAAATTCGGGATCGAGCTCTTCTGACGCATCGGACAGCCAAACCGCCCAGCAATCAAATTCGGAATCGAGCTCTTCTTCTGACGCATCGGACAGTCAAACCGCCGAGCAATCAAATTCGGAATCGAGCTCTTCTTCTGACGCATCGGACAGCCAAACCGCCCAGCAATCAAATTCGGAATCGAGCTCTTCTTCTGACGCATCGGACAGTCAAACCGCCGAGCAATCAAATTCGGAATCGAGCTCTTCTTCTGACGCATCGGACAGCCAAACCGCCGAGCAATCAAATTCGGGATCGAGCTCTTCTGACGCATCGGACAGCCAAACCGCCCAGCAATCAAATTCAGAATCGAGCTCTTCTTCTGACGCATCGGACAGCCAAGCCGCCCAGCAATCAAATTCGGAATCGAGCTCTTCTTCTGACGCATCGGACAGCCAAACCACCGAGCAATCAAATTCGGAATCGAGCTCTTCTTCTGACGCATCGGACAGCCAAACCGCCCAGCAATCAAATTCGGAATCGAGCTCTTCTTCTGACGCATCGGACAGCCAAACCGCCGAGCaatcaaattcggaattagaTAGCACTTCTTCACTTGATAAGGACCAGAGTACGGTAAATTCCAATGGTATCACTCGTCAGTGTACATGCTATTAG
- the LOC124305145 gene encoding dentin sialophosphoprotein-like isoform X3, whose product MAKFIVLLAVLAISFQALAKPTFNTKNDSNYTSQNNDEYHGSPAPDDDDKTVVVVTVITASGEDNKPKNQDGIERSSEQTNSESSSSSDASDSQTAEQSNSESSSSSDASDSQTAEQSNSGSRSSDASDSQTAEQSNSGSSSSDASDSQTAQQSNSESSSSSDASDSQTAEQSNSGSSSSDASDSQTAEQSNSESSSSSDASDSQTAEQSNSGSRSSDASDSQTAEQSNSGSSSSDASDSQTAQQSNSESSSSSDASDSQTAEQSNSESSSSSDASDSQTAEQSNSESSSSSDASDSQTAQQSNSESSSSSDASDSQTAEQSNSESSSSSDASDSQTAEQSNSESSSSSDASDSQTAEQSNSGSSSSDASDSQTAQQSNSESSSSSDASDSQTAQQSNSESSSSSDASDSQTAEQSNSGSSSSDASDSQTAQQSNSESSSSSDASDSQTAEQSNSGSSSSDASDSQTAQQSNSESSSSSDASDSQTAEQSNSESSSSSDASDSQTAQQSNSESSSSSDASDSQTAEQSNSESSSSSDASDSQTAEQSNSGSSSSDASDSQTAQQSNSESSSSSDASDSQTAEQSNSESSSSSDASDSQTAEQSNSGSSSSDASDSQTAQQSNSESSSSSDASDSQTAEQSNSGSSSSDASDSQTAQQSNSESSSSSDASDSQTAEQSNSESSSSSDASDSQTAQQSNSESSSSSDASDSQTAEQSNSESSSSSDASDSQTAEQSNSGSSSSDASDSQTAQQSNSESSSSSDASDSQAAQQSNSESSSSSDASDSQTTEQSNSESSSSSDASDSQTAQQSNSESSSSSDASDSQTAEQSNSELDSTSSLDKDQSTVNSNGITRQCTCY is encoded by the exons ATGGCGAAATTCATCGTGCTTCTCGCAGTTCTGGCCATTAGCTTCCAAGCTCTGGCAAAGCCGACGTTCAATACCAAAAATGACTCTAATTATACCAGTCAAAACAACGATGA ataccATGGTTCTCCGGCACCGGACGATGACGATAAaactgttgttgttgtcaCAG TGATAACTGCATCTGGTGAGGATAACAAACCTAAAAATCAAGATGGCATCGAAAGATCCTCCGAGCAAACAAATTCGGAATCGAGCTCTTCTTCTGACGCATCGGACAGCCAAACCGCCGAGCAATCAA ATTCGGAATCGAGCTCTTCTTCTGACGCATCGGATAGCCAAACCGCCGAGCAATCAAATTCGGGATCGCGCTCTTCTGACGCATCGGACAGCCAAACCGCCGAGCAATCAAATTCGGGATCGAGCTCTTCTGACGCATCGGACAGCCAAACCGCCCAGCAATCAAATTCGGAATCGAGCTCTTCTTCTGACGCATCGGATAGCCAAACCGCCGAGCAATCAAATTCGGGATCGAGCTCTTCTGACGCATCGGACAGCCAAACCGCCGAGCAATCAAATTCGGAATCGAGCTCTTCTTCTGACGCATCGGATAGCCAAACCGCCGAGCAATCAAATTCGGGATCGCGCTCTTCTGACGCATCGGACAGCCAAACCGCCGAGCAATCAAATTCGGGATCGAGCTCTTCTGACGCATCGGACAGCCAAACCGCCCAGCAATCAAATTCGGAATCGAGCTCTTCTTCTGACGCATCGGACAGCCAAACCGCCGAGCAATCAAATTCGGAATCGAGCTCTTCTTCTGACGCATCGGACAGCCAAACCGCCGAGCAATCAAATTCGGAATCGAGCTCTTCTTCTGACGCATCGGACAGTCAAACCGCCCAGCAATCAA ATTCGGAATCGAGCTCTTCTTCTGACGCATCGGACAGCCAAACCGCCGAGCAATCAAATTCGGAATCGAGCTCTTCTTCTGACGCGTCGGACAGCCAAACCGCCGAGCAATCAAATTCGGAATCGAGCTCTTCTTCTGACGCATCGGACAGCCAAACCGCCGAGCAATCAAATTCGGGATCGAGCTCTTCTGACGCATCGGACAGCCAAACCGCCCAGCAATCAA ATTCGGAATCGAGCTCTTCTTCTGACGCATCGGACAGTCAAACTGCCCAGCAATCGAATTCGGAATCGAGCTCTTCTTCTGACGCATCGGACAGCCAAACCGCCGAGCAATCAAATTCGGGATCGAGCTCTTCTGACGCATCGGACAGCCAAACCGCCCAGCAATCAAATTCGGAATCGAGCTCTTCTTCTGACGCATCGGACAGCCAAACCGCCGAGCAATCAAATTCGGGATCGAGCTCTTCTGACGCATCGGACAGCCAAACCGCCCAGCAATCAAATTCGGAATCGAGCTCTTCTTCTGACGCATCGGACAGTCAAACCGCCGAGCAATCAAATTCGGAATCGAGCTCTTCTTCTGACGCATCGGACAGCCAAACCGCCCAGCAATCAAATTCGGAATCGAGCTCTTCTTCTGACGCATCGGACAGCCAAACCGCCGAGCAATCAAATTCGGAATCGAGCTCTTCTTCTGACGCATCGGACAGCCAAACCGCCGAGCAATCAAATTCGGGATCGAGCTCTTCTGACGCATCGGACAGCCAAACCGCCCAGCAATCAAATTCGGAATCGAGCTCTTCTTCTGACGCATCGGACAGTCAAACCGCCGAGCAATCAAATTCGGAATCGAGCTCTTCTTCTGACGCATCGGACAGCCAAACCGCCGAGCAATCAAATTCGGGATCGAGCTCTTCTGACGCATCGGACAGCCAAACCGCCCAGCAATCAAATTCGGAATCGAGCTCTTCTTCTGACGCATCGGACAGCCAAACCGCCGAGCAATCAAATTCGGGATCGAGCTCTTCTGACGCATCGGACAGCCAAACCGCCCAGCAATCAAATTCGGAATCGAGCTCTTCTTCTGACGCATCGGACAGTCAAACCGCCGAGCAATCAAATTCGGAATCGAGCTCTTCTTCTGACGCATCGGACAGCCAAACCGCCCAGCAATCAAATTCGGAATCGAGCTCTTCTTCTGACGCATCGGACAGTCAAACCGCCGAGCAATCAAATTCGGAATCGAGCTCTTCTTCTGACGCATCGGACAGCCAAACCGCCGAGCAATCAAATTCGGGATCGAGCTCTTCTGACGCATCGGACAGCCAAACCGCCCAGCAATCAAATTCAGAATCGAGCTCTTCTTCTGACGCATCGGACAGCCAAGCCGCCCAGCAATCAAATTCGGAATCGAGCTCTTCTTCTGACGCATCGGACAGCCAAACCACCGAGCAATCAAATTCGGAATCGAGCTCTTCTTCTGACGCATCGGACAGCCAAACCGCCCAGCAATCAAATTCGGAATCGAGCTCTTCTTCTGACGCATCGGACAGCCAAACCGCCGAGCaatcaaattcggaattagaTAGCACTTCTTCACTTGATAAGGACCAGAGTACGGTAAATTCCAATGGTATCACTCGTCAGTGTACATGCTATTAG
- the LOC124305145 gene encoding dentin sialophosphoprotein-like isoform X9: MAKFIVLLAVLAISFQALAKPTFNTKNDSNYTSQNNDEYHGSPAPDDDDKTVVVVTVITASGEDNKPKNQDGIERSSEQTNSESSSSSDASDSQTAEQSNSGSSSSDASDSQTAQQSNSESSSSSDASDSQTAEQSNSGSSSSDASDSQTAEQSNSESSSSSDASDSQTAEQSNSGSRSSDASDSQTAEQSNSGSSSSDASDSQTAQQSNSESSSSSDASDSQTAEQSNSESSSSSDASDSQTAEQSNSESSSSSDASDSQTAQQSNSESSSSSDASDSQTAEQSNSESSSSSDASDSQTAEQSNSESSSSSDASDSQTAEQSNSGSSSSDASDSQTAQQSNSESSSSSDASDSQTAQQSNSESSSSSDASDSQTAEQSNSGSSSSDASDSQTAQQSNSESSSSSDASDSQTAEQSNSGSSSSDASDSQTAQQSNSESSSSSDASDSQTAEQSNSESSSSSDASDSQTAQQSNSESSSSSDASDSQTAEQSNSESSSSSDASDSQTAEQSNSGSSSSDASDSQTAQQSNSESSSSSDASDSQTAEQSNSESSSSSDASDSQTAEQSNSGSSSSDASDSQTAQQSNSESSSSSDASDSQTAEQSNSGSSSSDASDSQTAQQSNSESSSSSDASDSQTAEQSNSESSSSSDASDSQTAQQSNSESSSSSDASDSQTAEQSNSESSSSSDASDSQTAEQSNSGSSSSDASDSQTAQQSNSESSSSSDASDSQAAQQSNSESSSSSDASDSQTTEQSNSESSSSSDASDSQTAQQSNSESSSSSDASDSQTAEQSNSELDSTSSLDKDQSTVNSNGITRQCTCY, translated from the exons ATGGCGAAATTCATCGTGCTTCTCGCAGTTCTGGCCATTAGCTTCCAAGCTCTGGCAAAGCCGACGTTCAATACCAAAAATGACTCTAATTATACCAGTCAAAACAACGATGA ataccATGGTTCTCCGGCACCGGACGATGACGATAAaactgttgttgttgtcaCAG TGATAACTGCATCTGGTGAGGATAACAAACCTAAAAATCAAGATGGCATCGAAAGATCCTCCGAGCAAACAAATTCGGAATCGAGCTCTTCTTCTGACGCATCGGACAGCCAAACCGCCGAGCAATCAA ATTCGGGATCGAGCTCTTCTGACGCATCGGACAGCCAAACCGCCCAGCAATCAAATTCGGAATCGAGCTCTTCTTCTGACGCATCGGATAGCCAAACCGCCGAGCAATCAAATTCGGGATCGAGCTCTTCTGACGCATCGGACAGCCAAACCGCCGAGCAATCAAATTCGGAATCGAGCTCTTCTTCTGACGCATCGGATAGCCAAACCGCCGAGCAATCAAATTCGGGATCGCGCTCTTCTGACGCATCGGACAGCCAAACCGCCGAGCAATCAAATTCGGGATCGAGCTCTTCTGACGCATCGGACAGCCAAACCGCCCAGCAATCAAATTCGGAATCGAGCTCTTCTTCTGACGCATCGGACAGCCAAACCGCCGAGCAATCAAATTCGGAATCGAGCTCTTCTTCTGACGCATCGGACAGCCAAACCGCCGAGCAATCAAATTCGGAATCGAGCTCTTCTTCTGACGCATCGGACAGTCAAACCGCCCAGCAATCAA ATTCGGAATCGAGCTCTTCTTCTGACGCATCGGACAGCCAAACCGCCGAGCAATCAAATTCGGAATCGAGCTCTTCTTCTGACGCGTCGGACAGCCAAACCGCCGAGCAATCAAATTCGGAATCGAGCTCTTCTTCTGACGCATCGGACAGCCAAACCGCCGAGCAATCAAATTCGGGATCGAGCTCTTCTGACGCATCGGACAGCCAAACCGCCCAGCAATCAA ATTCGGAATCGAGCTCTTCTTCTGACGCATCGGACAGTCAAACTGCCCAGCAATCGAATTCGGAATCGAGCTCTTCTTCTGACGCATCGGACAGCCAAACCGCCGAGCAATCAAATTCGGGATCGAGCTCTTCTGACGCATCGGACAGCCAAACCGCCCAGCAATCAAATTCGGAATCGAGCTCTTCTTCTGACGCATCGGACAGCCAAACCGCCGAGCAATCAAATTCGGGATCGAGCTCTTCTGACGCATCGGACAGCCAAACCGCCCAGCAATCAAATTCGGAATCGAGCTCTTCTTCTGACGCATCGGACAGTCAAACCGCCGAGCAATCAAATTCGGAATCGAGCTCTTCTTCTGACGCATCGGACAGCCAAACCGCCCAGCAATCAAATTCGGAATCGAGCTCTTCTTCTGACGCATCGGACAGCCAAACCGCCGAGCAATCAAATTCGGAATCGAGCTCTTCTTCTGACGCATCGGACAGCCAAACCGCCGAGCAATCAAATTCGGGATCGAGCTCTTCTGACGCATCGGACAGCCAAACCGCCCAGCAATCAAATTCGGAATCGAGCTCTTCTTCTGACGCATCGGACAGTCAAACCGCCGAGCAATCAAATTCGGAATCGAGCTCTTCTTCTGACGCATCGGACAGCCAAACCGCCGAGCAATCAAATTCGGGATCGAGCTCTTCTGACGCATCGGACAGCCAAACCGCCCAGCAATCAAATTCGGAATCGAGCTCTTCTTCTGACGCATCGGACAGCCAAACCGCCGAGCAATCAAATTCGGGATCGAGCTCTTCTGACGCATCGGACAGCCAAACCGCCCAGCAATCAAATTCGGAATCGAGCTCTTCTTCTGACGCATCGGACAGTCAAACCGCCGAGCAATCAAATTCGGAATCGAGCTCTTCTTCTGACGCATCGGACAGCCAAACCGCCCAGCAATCAAATTCGGAATCGAGCTCTTCTTCTGACGCATCGGACAGTCAAACCGCCGAGCAATCAAATTCGGAATCGAGCTCTTCTTCTGACGCATCGGACAGCCAAACCGCCGAGCAATCAAATTCGGGATCGAGCTCTTCTGACGCATCGGACAGCCAAACCGCCCAGCAATCAAATTCAGAATCGAGCTCTTCTTCTGACGCATCGGACAGCCAAGCCGCCCAGCAATCAAATTCGGAATCGAGCTCTTCTTCTGACGCATCGGACAGCCAAACCACCGAGCAATCAAATTCGGAATCGAGCTCTTCTTCTGACGCATCGGACAGCCAAACCGCCCAGCAATCAAATTCGGAATCGAGCTCTTCTTCTGACGCATCGGACAGCCAAACCGCCGAGCaatcaaattcggaattagaTAGCACTTCTTCACTTGATAAGGACCAGAGTACGGTAAATTCCAATGGTATCACTCGTCAGTGTACATGCTATTAG